A genomic segment from Flavobacterium inviolabile encodes:
- a CDS encoding tetratricopeptide repeat protein: MNYFYIGGGAVALFIIYSLFSAKKNMKKAPEKLIEAKEKLDAGEINAALRTLGEAFVIPFNDQVNAEQKAHLIAVLDLLRKIFAEMNISGNKLIDPLYDKLSNSTLVSVPLNEGNYKPLQNFFDETDSDQKLVNYLKNSVFNGEIGVADSASSDNSSFPETSSRTTPYINNAGKLIMKGKYQDAIDVYKNALNEQWDDTDKAFLHDQLASCYLMNKDLTNADANYKESIAIKSYFLNNWNYGDFLVYHKRKADAEVQLPKVEALVASPSDRKEYNKLQKNFEALK; this comes from the coding sequence ATGAATTATTTTTACATCGGAGGAGGTGCCGTCGCACTCTTCATTATTTATTCGCTATTTTCTGCAAAAAAGAACATGAAGAAAGCACCGGAAAAACTGATTGAAGCAAAGGAAAAACTTGATGCGGGCGAAATCAATGCTGCCTTAAGGACTTTGGGAGAAGCATTTGTAATTCCCTTTAACGATCAGGTAAATGCCGAGCAAAAAGCCCACCTTATCGCGGTACTGGATTTGTTGAGAAAAATATTTGCCGAAATGAATATTTCTGGCAATAAGCTTATCGATCCGCTTTATGACAAGCTTAGCAATTCAACTCTTGTTAGTGTGCCGCTTAACGAAGGGAACTACAAGCCGCTACAGAATTTCTTTGATGAAACCGACTCTGACCAAAAACTGGTTAACTACCTGAAGAATTCTGTTTTTAACGGAGAGATTGGCGTGGCTGATTCTGCTTCTTCAGACAATTCGTCATTTCCTGAAACCAGCAGCAGAACAACACCTTATATCAATAATGCCGGAAAGCTTATTATGAAAGGCAAATACCAAGACGCTATCGATGTGTATAAGAATGCACTTAACGAGCAATGGGATGATACCGACAAAGCGTTCCTGCATGACCAGCTGGCTTCATGCTACCTTATGAATAAAGACCTGACCAATGCTGACGCCAATTACAAAGAAAGCATTGCTATTAAATCCTATTTCCTTAACAACTGGAACTACGGTGACTTCCTGGTTTACCACAAGCGTAAAGCAGATGCTGAAGTACAGCTTCCGAAGGTTGAAGCACTGGTAGCTTCCCCATCGGACAGAAAAGAATACAACAAACTGCAGAAAAATTTCGAAGCGTTAAAGTAA
- a CDS encoding DUF5694 domain-containing protein, with translation MKKQNFSKITLAFFLFLFQISFTSAQEKVKVILLGTYHFNNPGNDMIKSEDRNILSKENQKDLDEIVNKINGSVYKPDQIFVESNFNKKKELNSNYQLYLKNQFNKFTDTIKKERLKRFYTEGETFQLGFRLAKKLKHQELYPIDSLIEMRFDILLKEVNANPGLEKKFNEIKMSLSDDCLKKNNLSNIFLCINEKSKLDNNIGFYISFANKIMIDKDYFGSNLVTDWYKRNLIMYSNIQNQIKPDTKSIFILVGSGHAAIFRNFFEVDKNFEFVDLTKILN, from the coding sequence ATGAAAAAACAGAACTTTAGTAAAATTACCCTGGCCTTCTTTCTATTCCTTTTTCAAATTTCATTTACTTCGGCTCAAGAAAAAGTAAAGGTTATTTTATTAGGAACTTATCATTTTAATAATCCTGGAAATGATATGATTAAATCAGAGGACAGAAATATCTTATCTAAAGAAAATCAAAAAGATTTAGATGAAATAGTTAACAAAATTAATGGATCCGTTTATAAACCTGATCAAATATTTGTAGAAAGCAATTTCAATAAGAAGAAAGAACTGAATTCAAATTACCAATTGTACCTAAAAAATCAATTTAATAAGTTTACAGATACCATAAAAAAAGAACGATTGAAAAGATTTTATACTGAAGGCGAAACTTTTCAATTAGGATTTCGGTTAGCAAAAAAATTAAAACATCAGGAATTGTATCCTATTGATAGTTTAATAGAAATGAGATTTGACATTTTGTTAAAAGAAGTAAATGCCAATCCTGGCTTAGAAAAGAAATTTAATGAAATAAAAATGTCTTTATCTGATGATTGCTTGAAAAAAAATAATTTGAGCAATATTTTTCTATGTATAAATGAAAAATCAAAATTGGATAATAATATTGGCTTCTATATTTCATTTGCTAACAAAATAATGATAGATAAAGATTATTTCGGTTCAAATCTTGTTACCGATTGGTATAAACGAAATTTAATTATGTATTCCAATATTCAAAATCAAATAAAGCCTGATACAAAAAGTATTTTTATTTTGGTTGGTAGTGGACACGCTGCCATATTTAGAAATTTCTTTGAGGTTGATAAAAACTTTGAGTTCGTTGATTTAACAAAAATCCTGAATTGA
- a CDS encoding tetratricopeptide repeat protein yields the protein MASSPAPVLLTGSFKPGITLGDVVTIKLSGTVNLRPYEVEKKKGGFLGIGSKRYKERHDNEQSADKFTTVVSLPGTRLTSSNGLQRTFIFDDSQLNPGTEELLEIKKEFAIAAFINEAGKNPYLGWSQLKLTVDIETKGRIDYLIKLLRKEKPQSFATILPHLELGNVLRQHPNELATALVNFYKNDQPEILSKISQDLYEYLLIKSPNNTAIRSSLALTYVESGQFRIAITEAKKVIAQLQDKPEEQLDKSDMAALATSYQVLAQVATEEQLSAQSGAQLLAARYYGISAGYLQKISDKNGYIIIRLKQVKCLQAVSSQEALQEAAEILESYLGS from the coding sequence ATGGCATCCAGTCCAGCTCCCGTATTGCTTACGGGTTCTTTTAAACCTGGTATAACTCTTGGCGATGTGGTAACAATCAAATTGTCAGGAACAGTAAACCTAAGGCCTTATGAAGTAGAAAAGAAAAAAGGTGGTTTCCTGGGAATCGGCAGTAAAAGATATAAAGAACGGCACGACAATGAACAGAGTGCCGATAAATTTACAACAGTAGTTTCGCTTCCGGGAACGAGGCTGACAAGTAGCAATGGACTGCAGCGAACATTTATTTTCGACGACAGCCAATTAAACCCTGGAACTGAAGAACTACTTGAAATAAAAAAAGAGTTTGCAATAGCCGCATTCATTAATGAGGCAGGAAAAAACCCTTATCTAGGCTGGTCTCAGCTGAAACTGACTGTAGACATTGAGACCAAAGGACGGATAGATTATCTTATCAAACTTCTAAGGAAGGAAAAACCCCAATCTTTCGCCACTATCTTGCCTCATCTAGAACTGGGAAACGTACTTCGCCAACATCCCAATGAACTGGCTACCGCATTGGTAAACTTTTACAAGAATGACCAGCCAGAAATCCTCTCTAAAATTAGTCAGGACCTTTATGAATACTTATTAATCAAGTCACCCAATAACACAGCAATCCGCTCATCACTAGCACTAACTTATGTAGAAAGTGGGCAGTTCCGTATAGCGATCACAGAGGCCAAAAAAGTAATCGCTCAACTTCAAGACAAACCAGAAGAACAGCTTGATAAATCTGACATGGCGGCACTAGCTACCTCCTATCAGGTACTTGCCCAGGTAGCGACCGAAGAACAACTCAGTGCCCAAAGCGGTGCCCAACTATTAGCAGCACGTTATTACGGTATTTCAGCAGGATACCTTCAGAAAATATCAGATAAAAATGGCTACATTATCATCAGGCTAAAGCAGGTTAAATGTCTTCAGGCAGTAAGCTCCCAAGAAGCTTTGCAAGAAGCGGCAGAAATACTGGAAAGTTATTTGGGTTCGTAA
- a CDS encoding DUF6602 domain-containing protein, with product MNNKINIGDLFSGLQKQMVAQLNTNREFILHPGSKGDSLENVWIEWLRKYLPNRYCVDKAIVIDSTGSLSHQLDLVIYDQQYTPFVFTQNGIHYIPAEGVYAVFEVKPDLQGKVGDDNFFEYAGKKIESVRSLKRTSVKIINAGVEVPARPLTKIVGGILTSTNSFTHANNNTIENHLKNLEKLQTIEMGCAVDYGSFYVNYTGSEDTSSKDFDKRINDYYLTRKFESITFSDKENSLVTFFLQLTRYLQQSIGTVAAIDLNAYAKTIGFEVDQKI from the coding sequence ATGAATAATAAAATTAATATAGGAGATTTATTTAGTGGGTTGCAAAAACAAATGGTTGCCCAATTAAATACCAACAGAGAATTTATTTTACATCCAGGATCAAAAGGAGATTCATTAGAAAATGTTTGGATAGAATGGCTTAGAAAATACCTCCCTAATAGATATTGTGTTGATAAAGCAATAGTAATTGACAGTACAGGAAGTTTAAGTCATCAATTAGATTTAGTTATTTATGATCAGCAGTACACTCCTTTTGTTTTTACCCAGAATGGAATTCATTATATTCCCGCAGAAGGAGTATACGCTGTTTTTGAAGTAAAGCCTGACTTACAGGGAAAAGTAGGGGATGATAATTTTTTTGAATATGCAGGTAAAAAAATTGAGAGTGTCAGAAGTTTAAAAAGAACATCTGTCAAAATTATTAATGCCGGAGTTGAAGTGCCCGCTCGTCCATTAACAAAAATTGTTGGTGGAATACTGACAAGCACAAATTCGTTTACTCATGCGAATAACAATACGATTGAAAATCATCTGAAAAATTTAGAAAAATTGCAAACAATTGAAATGGGCTGCGCCGTTGATTATGGCAGTTTCTATGTTAATTATACTGGCTCCGAAGATACAAGCAGTAAAGATTTTGATAAAAGAATCAATGATTACTATTTGACCAGAAAATTTGAGAGTATTACATTTAGTGACAAAGAAAATTCATTAGTTACATTTTTCCTTCAGCTTACAAGGTACTTACAGCAATCAATTGGAACGGTTGCAGCGATCGACTTAAATGCATATGCAAAAACTATCGGCTTCGAAGTAGATCAAAAAATTTAA
- a CDS encoding Mov34/MPN/PAD-1 family protein: MYRIKELGLMLDIDDDLISNLVDIGKKHYPNEIGGFLIGYYSESQNHLRITDTILPNKYKGTPYMFERDAIGVESKLKQFYTEDPKKYYVGEWHTHPNNLAIPSAVDIKAVKSIAADPEVSIKNPALLIIGYANNKIELGFYVHFKNKIYRYE; this comes from the coding sequence ATGTATAGAATTAAAGAATTAGGTTTAATGCTGGATATTGATGACGATTTAATAAGCAATTTAGTAGATATTGGAAAAAAACATTATCCAAATGAAATTGGAGGTTTTTTAATTGGTTATTATTCAGAAAGTCAAAATCATCTTAGAATAACAGATACAATTTTACCAAATAAATACAAAGGCACTCCCTATATGTTTGAGAGAGATGCAATAGGCGTTGAGAGTAAATTAAAGCAGTTCTACACTGAAGATCCCAAAAAATATTATGTCGGAGAGTGGCATACTCATCCAAATAATTTAGCAATTCCCAGTGCTGTAGATATAAAAGCTGTTAAGTCAATTGCGGCTGATCCTGAAGTATCAATCAAAAACCCTGCATTGCTGATTATAGGTTACGCTAATAATAAAATAGAACTTGGTTTCTATGTTCACTTTAAAAATAAAATTTATAGATATGAATAA
- a CDS encoding ThiF family adenylyltransferase, which yields MEDKLKKVQSIISSLDQVLIEEPFVVDQDLNAIGKVKVIYNEIGDALSFAVKVLPEYPLKRLNAEAITFYNKELIEYGHVMGDGSICIHTAHSFDVKKKLEIDFSSLKRWIQRYFVNKEHDEHYEHIIMQPVKYKDEHHSFIFTDTEHKFQDGDFGFFDFAQIHSGLFYDTKINNHIILNFKDKYSKIIASSKWSSTYANLPSANTQFGVYVFMEKPPVVQTRFIINNWKDLQDKVPAGFFTFLHGLERNNQKAIGAPIPLIIGYKISGTEIHWQAAMLEFGRFPIGYEKINQMWGGFFIDQKIDWMMTRNSSYEYFFGRGKFTDEIANAKILIIGTGAIGSMVATTLIRGGCKNIHLIDHDVKEPENVCRSEYAFSNGITNKVNELNEILTSISPFVEVQIMDNQFFHVRTKVFNRPHHLKGLEKALDEYDLIFDCSTDNDLMHILSQLILRQLITLSITNNAQELVCGTEPNHYSWVMNQYENVLHNDIEDVYNPTGCWSPTFKASYNDIAVLVQYALKNINVKMGQGKELRNFVLQTNENDAFSIKLEEF from the coding sequence ATGGAAGATAAGTTGAAGAAAGTTCAGAGCATTATTAGCAGTCTCGATCAGGTTCTTATTGAAGAGCCTTTTGTTGTTGACCAGGATTTAAATGCTATTGGAAAGGTCAAAGTTATTTACAATGAAATTGGAGATGCTTTGAGCTTTGCTGTAAAAGTTCTTCCTGAATATCCTCTGAAAAGATTAAACGCAGAAGCTATTACTTTTTATAATAAAGAATTAATAGAATATGGTCATGTTATGGGGGATGGTTCAATCTGCATCCACACCGCACATAGTTTTGATGTAAAAAAGAAACTCGAAATAGACTTTTCCTCACTGAAGAGATGGATTCAGCGGTATTTTGTGAATAAAGAGCATGATGAGCATTATGAGCATATAATTATGCAGCCTGTAAAATATAAAGATGAGCATCACTCATTTATCTTTACTGATACAGAGCATAAATTCCAAGATGGTGATTTTGGTTTTTTTGATTTTGCTCAAATTCATTCAGGATTATTTTACGATACAAAAATTAATAACCATATCATCCTGAATTTTAAGGACAAGTACAGCAAAATAATAGCATCTTCAAAGTGGAGTTCAACTTATGCTAATTTACCTTCAGCTAATACCCAATTTGGTGTATACGTATTTATGGAAAAGCCTCCCGTGGTTCAAACCCGTTTTATCATAAATAACTGGAAGGATCTGCAAGATAAAGTTCCTGCAGGATTTTTTACATTTCTTCACGGATTGGAGCGAAATAATCAAAAGGCAATTGGTGCGCCAATTCCATTAATTATTGGATATAAAATTTCTGGGACTGAAATACATTGGCAGGCAGCAATGCTTGAATTTGGCAGATTCCCAATCGGGTATGAAAAAATAAATCAGATGTGGGGAGGTTTTTTTATAGATCAGAAAATTGATTGGATGATGACGAGGAATAGCTCCTACGAATATTTTTTTGGAAGAGGGAAATTCACTGATGAGATAGCAAATGCCAAAATATTGATAATTGGAACCGGAGCAATCGGCAGTATGGTCGCAACAACGCTGATAAGGGGAGGATGCAAAAATATTCACCTAATTGATCATGACGTTAAAGAGCCTGAAAATGTATGCCGTTCGGAGTATGCTTTCTCCAATGGGATAACAAATAAAGTGAACGAGCTGAACGAAATTCTCACTTCAATTTCTCCATTTGTAGAAGTACAGATTATGGATAATCAATTTTTTCATGTGCGTACTAAGGTTTTTAACCGCCCACATCATTTAAAGGGTCTGGAGAAAGCACTGGATGAATATGATTTAATTTTCGATTGTTCTACTGATAATGACTTAATGCATATATTAAGCCAGCTGATCCTTCGCCAATTGATAACGTTGTCAATTACAAATAATGCACAGGAATTAGTATGCGGTACTGAACCCAACCACTATTCATGGGTAATGAATCAATATGAAAATGTTCTGCATAATGACATTGAGGATGTTTATAATCCAACGGGATGCTGGAGTCCAACATTTAAAGCTTCTTATAACGATATTGCGGTTTTAGTGCAGTATGCTTTAAAAAATATTAATGTAAAGATGGGACAGGGAAAGGAGCTGAGGAATTTTGTTTTACAAACTAATGAAAATGACGCGTTTTCAATAAAATTGGAAGAATTTTGA
- a CDS encoding nucleotidyltransferase family protein → MDKSLHLDSVIKTHQITKEEQLLKKHKEKNKEVKEALEKKYEESIYSPFNSGSYAKNTAVNIKFDFDMVCPFKRNAFGSNGTLKEMYEDVFDFLYDKYKDEASVRKQKVSIGIEFFADEDGDVVKIDVVPGRELSQDKYKDDENLNLYVYYKYGNFDQGSERIKTNVEAQIKNIKDRATKEKDSIRKIIRLLKVWKNTKYNYPTKSFFLELITIKAFDNKDVSGNLWSKLETVLEYIRDEVTGESFSLKDPGNSSNDLIDTLTVSERHTLSNDMKNMLERIEDNDENIKTYFPENPKFIEEEESDNKYENKGNGFYSTPPKTERFG, encoded by the coding sequence ATGGATAAGAGTTTACATTTAGATTCGGTAATTAAAACACATCAAATTACCAAAGAAGAACAGCTTTTAAAAAAGCATAAAGAAAAAAATAAAGAAGTTAAGGAAGCTTTGGAAAAGAAATACGAAGAGAGTATTTATTCACCTTTTAATTCGGGTTCCTATGCAAAAAATACGGCAGTGAATATCAAGTTTGATTTTGATATGGTTTGTCCTTTCAAGAGAAATGCATTTGGTTCAAATGGCACATTAAAGGAGATGTACGAAGACGTCTTTGATTTTTTATATGATAAATATAAGGATGAAGCAAGTGTCAGAAAACAAAAAGTTTCCATTGGTATTGAGTTTTTTGCAGATGAAGACGGTGATGTTGTAAAGATTGATGTTGTGCCTGGACGTGAACTAAGCCAGGATAAATACAAAGATGATGAAAATCTTAATCTGTACGTTTATTACAAATATGGAAATTTTGATCAGGGAAGTGAGAGAATTAAAACCAATGTGGAGGCTCAAATCAAAAACATTAAAGATAGAGCAACTAAAGAAAAAGATTCCATTAGGAAAATTATTCGTCTGCTAAAAGTTTGGAAAAATACCAAATACAATTATCCTACGAAATCTTTCTTTTTAGAATTGATTACTATTAAAGCTTTTGATAATAAGGATGTATCTGGGAATTTGTGGAGTAAATTAGAAACAGTATTAGAATATATCCGTGACGAAGTTACCGGCGAAAGTTTTTCATTGAAGGATCCTGGAAACAGCTCTAATGATTTAATTGATACTCTGACTGTTTCTGAGAGACACACTCTCTCTAATGATATGAAGAATATGCTTGAAAGAATTGAAGATAACGATGAAAATATCAAAACTTACTTCCCAGAAAACCCAAAATTTATTGAGGAAGAAGAAAGTGATAACAAATATGAAAACAAAGGAAACGGGTTTTATTCTACTCCTCCTAAAACTGAACGTTTTGGATAA
- a CDS encoding DUF3892 domain-containing protein, whose amino-acid sequence MSKSANYVISGVWKDSKDNITHVMLHPVNDGDSWNMGEKNTEANTIELLKKGYIIRTVVWNYPGWSIRSRVTYIKGIGKEYLRSEANATPKDNLDNLISMKAIK is encoded by the coding sequence ATGAGTAAATCAGCAAATTATGTAATATCTGGTGTTTGGAAAGATTCAAAAGATAATATTACGCACGTAATGTTACATCCAGTAAATGATGGTGATTCATGGAATATGGGTGAAAAAAATACTGAAGCCAATACAATTGAATTATTGAAAAAGGGATACATTATTAGAACTGTAGTTTGGAATTATCCAGGTTGGTCTATTAGATCAAGAGTAACATATATAAAAGGAATAGGAAAAGAATATTTAAGAAGTGAAGCAAATGCTACACCAAAAGATAATTTGGATAATTTAATATCAATGAAAGCAATAAAATAA
- a CDS encoding ImmA/IrrE family metallo-endopeptidase codes for MIKNRRGSNRAKALLEEIGFDEITDIPMDIFAAGLGATLIEEKLPNSDGKIIRGNSKTLIKVNSDIEFEERKRFTAAHEIGHYLLHDKLDLEVHNETSNTLNWFNTAENQAKKGIQEWEANDFASELLMPEAVIRKAVYRKKFSPDLVKELSVRFKTSLTSIIYRLLSLNIYPLFVVFINNGQVRYWSKSDGYWIKIKEITKLPPPEDSVAQEYIDGKYEFLYSGKEKAQSIYKSTWFELRDDEDDCDFFEYCIPYKQLKTIISVVWEE; via the coding sequence ATGATCAAAAATAGACGCGGTTCCAATAGAGCTAAAGCTCTTCTGGAAGAAATTGGTTTCGATGAGATTACTGATATTCCTATGGATATTTTTGCTGCCGGTCTTGGAGCAACTTTAATAGAAGAAAAATTACCAAACTCGGACGGTAAAATCATTAGAGGCAATTCTAAAACATTGATTAAAGTGAACTCGGATATTGAGTTCGAAGAAAGAAAGCGTTTTACAGCTGCGCATGAAATTGGACATTATCTGCTTCATGACAAACTAGATTTGGAAGTTCATAATGAAACATCCAATACCCTGAATTGGTTTAATACTGCTGAGAACCAAGCGAAAAAAGGAATTCAAGAATGGGAAGCCAATGATTTTGCATCAGAACTCTTAATGCCTGAAGCTGTAATAAGAAAAGCAGTATATAGAAAAAAATTCTCACCTGATTTAGTGAAGGAACTATCCGTAAGATTTAAAACCAGTTTAACCTCCATTATTTATAGATTACTATCATTAAATATCTATCCTCTGTTTGTAGTTTTTATTAATAATGGACAAGTTAGATATTGGAGTAAATCAGATGGTTATTGGATAAAAATTAAAGAAATTACGAAATTACCTCCGCCTGAAGATTCAGTTGCCCAGGAATACATTGATGGTAAATATGAGTTTTTGTATTCGGGAAAAGAAAAGGCCCAATCCATCTATAAATCAACATGGTTTGAATTAAGGGACGATGAAGATGATTGTGATTTCTTCGAATACTGCATTCCATACAAACAGCTGAAAACAATAATAAGTGTCGTTTGGGAAGAATAA
- a CDS encoding restriction endonuclease, whose amino-acid sequence MTICENEPKTWKDLQNKAAEILTVCGYLCETEKEIITVREKVNVDVYAEMNSQISRSIIICECKFWKKKVPKHVVHSFRTVVNDYGANYGLIISKMGFQSGAFDAIKSTNIQLVNWPEFENTFRAEWIRKKLIAISKTTKPLYDYVSVGFMVFFKEQLSKLSQDELEKYHYLTAKYFNPVFASANIDYKNEETKEFDIEMFDNFLPHYIRELNINCTSYESYFLNLEKICAEGLIDFDILFKEQLRR is encoded by the coding sequence ATGACTATCTGCGAAAATGAACCAAAAACATGGAAAGATTTACAAAACAAAGCTGCGGAGATTTTAACAGTCTGCGGCTATCTTTGTGAAACAGAAAAAGAGATAATTACAGTAAGGGAAAAAGTTAATGTAGATGTATATGCAGAAATGAACAGCCAGATATCTAGAAGCATAATCATCTGTGAATGTAAATTCTGGAAAAAAAAAGTTCCAAAACATGTTGTACACTCTTTCCGTACAGTAGTAAACGACTACGGAGCCAATTACGGACTTATAATTTCAAAGATGGGTTTTCAGAGCGGGGCATTTGACGCAATTAAAAGCACCAACATTCAATTAGTTAATTGGCCTGAGTTTGAAAATACCTTTAGGGCGGAATGGATCAGAAAAAAATTAATTGCCATTTCTAAGACAACAAAACCTTTATACGATTATGTAAGTGTTGGTTTTATGGTATTTTTTAAAGAACAGCTTTCTAAACTTTCTCAAGATGAACTTGAAAAATATCACTACTTGACGGCAAAATATTTTAATCCAGTTTTTGCCTCAGCAAATATTGATTACAAAAATGAAGAAACAAAAGAATTTGACATTGAAATGTTTGATAATTTTCTACCTCATTATATTAGAGAATTAAATATTAATTGTACTTCATATGAAAGCTATTTTCTTAATTTAGAAAAAATTTGTGCCGAAGGATTGATTGATTTTGACATCTTATTTAAAGAACAATTGCGTCGATAA
- a CDS encoding AAA family ATPase, whose amino-acid sequence MRLLAMWVEDFLKIKNQSFNFGGQYTYSFDFNEESRELTISNQQTPDYYNLLTGSNIVNISGIIGINGSGKSSLLNLINVISAGKPLINNVVVIIENDGVIEITCYVSTFPLYGKKNTIKMVLLEGGSFTHGIEVNTFKNKNPFKELDLIFYSNLTSNRNVNYLGLDNPMNRSVDYQLRQSLTPEKVAGYLADYNTKKEANSAYLLLEESFNLQSIYQNDREERMINFLSDNIENKFSIIGDIRFSETISVWFNENIFSQIQKMTEGESSLFETLEKIYSHCYKLLNTESNTKNKFKYTIIYKYFFFALYNDFFKQTGILDYAVHLKSYLKSLPLDQNIFKSLSEYLSRYKAYKEGVELDKISTLLNNLDSLLENIEIAESAQFFSNGYFDLSINKHLWDFLKEILSITDFNAEPLMQYNITPFSSGEEAILYQLSEFHEALKNSTNEYVIVSIDEGELYLHPEWQRKYINTLYQFFEHHSRSYNKKFQIIITSHSPFIISDIPKQNLIFLKKDSLGNCKVSQSEGHLPTLGGNIFELFSDGFFLKEFISEYAFEKINQAIKFLNGEQSEFKELAEVENFNKLVGEALIRDEIQKMIDFSKMKNFDQYFEQIKPKD is encoded by the coding sequence ATGAGACTACTAGCCATGTGGGTTGAAGATTTTCTGAAAATCAAAAATCAAAGCTTTAATTTTGGAGGACAATATACTTATTCTTTTGATTTTAATGAGGAGAGCAGAGAATTAACAATAAGCAACCAGCAAACGCCAGATTACTACAACCTATTGACAGGCTCCAATATAGTAAATATTTCAGGAATAATAGGTATTAACGGCTCTGGAAAAAGTTCATTGTTAAATTTAATAAACGTAATTTCTGCCGGTAAACCACTAATAAATAATGTCGTAGTTATAATCGAAAATGACGGCGTAATTGAAATTACCTGTTATGTAAGCACATTCCCATTATATGGAAAAAAAAACACAATAAAAATGGTGCTTCTTGAAGGTGGAAGTTTTACACACGGTATAGAAGTGAATACGTTCAAAAACAAAAATCCATTCAAGGAACTTGATCTGATTTTTTACTCAAATCTAACTTCTAATCGAAATGTAAATTACCTTGGGCTGGACAATCCTATGAACCGATCAGTTGATTATCAGCTAAGACAATCCCTTACTCCGGAAAAAGTTGCTGGTTATCTAGCTGATTACAATACTAAAAAAGAAGCCAATTCAGCCTATTTACTTCTGGAAGAAAGCTTTAATCTGCAGTCTATTTATCAAAATGACCGAGAAGAAAGAATGATTAACTTTCTCTCGGACAACATAGAAAATAAATTTTCAATTATTGGTGATATTCGTTTTTCAGAGACAATATCAGTTTGGTTCAATGAAAATATTTTTTCACAGATTCAAAAAATGACTGAAGGAGAATCTTCATTATTTGAAACACTTGAGAAAATTTATAGCCATTGCTATAAATTATTAAACACAGAATCTAACACTAAAAATAAATTCAAATATACAATTATATATAAATATTTCTTTTTTGCCCTTTACAATGATTTCTTTAAACAGACAGGCATACTTGACTATGCGGTTCATTTAAAAAGTTACCTTAAATCACTTCCATTAGATCAAAATATTTTCAAATCACTTAGTGAGTATTTATCACGTTACAAAGCTTACAAGGAAGGAGTTGAATTAGATAAAATTAGTACTTTACTTAATAATTTAGATTCATTATTAGAAAATATTGAAATAGCAGAATCTGCTCAATTCTTTTCAAATGGTTATTTTGATTTATCAATAAATAAACATTTATGGGATTTTTTAAAAGAAATTCTTTCTATAACCGATTTTAATGCAGAGCCTTTAATGCAATACAACATAACGCCTTTCAGTTCAGGAGAAGAAGCAATTTTGTATCAGTTATCTGAATTTCACGAAGCATTAAAAAATTCCACTAATGAATATGTAATTGTCAGCATTGATGAGGGAGAACTCTACTTACATCCTGAGTGGCAGCGAAAATATATTAATACACTTTATCAATTTTTCGAACACCACAGCAGGAGCTACAATAAGAAATTTCAAATCATTATTACATCCCACTCCCCATTTATTATCTCAGATATTCCCAAACAAAATTTAATATTCTTAAAAAAGGATAGTTTGGGCAACTGTAAAGTATCCCAATCAGAGGGTCATTTACCAACACTGGGCGGAAATATTTTCGAGCTGTTTAGCGACGGCTTTTTTCTGAAGGAGTTTATTAGTGAATATGCATTTGAAAAAATCAATCAAGCCATAAAATTTCTTAATGGGGAGCAATCCGAATTTAAAGAACTTGCTGAAGTTGAAAATTTTAACAAACTAGTTGGAGAAGCACTCATTCGTGATGAAATTCAGAAAATGATTGATTTCAGCAAAATGAAGAACTTTGATCAATATTTTGAGCAAATTAAACCTAAAGACTAA